The Papio anubis isolate 15944 chromosome 1, Panubis1.0, whole genome shotgun sequence genome window below encodes:
- the UBXN10 gene encoding UBX domain-containing protein 10, with protein sequence MATEAPVNIAPPECSTVVSTAVDNLIWQPNSLNMHMIRPKSAKGRTRPSLQKSQGTEVCAHHIPSPAPAIPYESPSSQKPGACAPKSPNQGASDEIPELLQQVPIGASSSLNKYPVLPSINRKNPEEEAVESVAKKASSLQLSSIQALYQEETCSMKTSEQDSRAQAFAMERKFIIRTKKQGSSRAGNLEEPSDQEPRLLLAVRSPTGQRFVRHFRPTDDLQTIVAVAEQKNKTSYRHCSIETMEVPRRRFSDLTKSLQECRIPHKSVLGISLEDGEGWP encoded by the coding sequence ATGGCCACAGAAGCCCCTGTGAATATAGCACCACCTGAGTGTAGCACTGTTGTCAGCACAGCAGTTGACAACCTCATTTGGCAGCCAAACTCACTAAATATGCACATGATAAGGCCCAAGTCCGCCAAGGGACGGACAAGACCAAGTCTGCAAAAATCCCAGGGCACAGAGGTGTGCGCTCATCATATACCATCTCCGGCTCCAGCCATTCCCTATGAGTCGCCAAGCAGCCAAAAACCAGGAGCCTGTGCACCCAAATCTCCAAACCAGGGAGCTTCTGATGAGATCCCTGAGCTGCTGCAGCAAGTTCCCATTGGAGCTTCCTCTTCTCTCAATAAGTATCCAGTCCTTCCTTCTATCAACAGAAAGAACCCAGAGGAGGAGGCTGTGGAAAGCGTCGCCAAAAAggccagctcactgcaactgagCAGTATCCAGGCTCTTTACCAAGAGGAGACCTGCAGCATGAAGACAAGTGAACAAGATTCCAGAGCTCAGGCTTTTGCCATGGAGAGGAAATTCATCATCCGAACCAAGAAACAGGGCTCTTCCAGGGCTGGAAACCTGGAGGAACCATCGGACCAAGAACCAAGGTTGCTGCTTGCTGTCAGATCACCAACAGGCCAAAGGTTTGTACGCCATTTCCGGCCAACTGATGATTTGCAAACCATTGTTGCTGTGGCGGAACAGAAAAACAAGACCTCCTACCGACACTGCAGCATTGAAACAATGGAGGTGCCCAGGAGGCGATTTTCTGACCTCACCAAATCTCTACAAGAGTGCCGAATCCCCCACAAGTCTGTGCTGGGCATCTCACTGGAAGATGGGGAAGGGTGGCCCTGA